The Streptomyces sp. NBC_00454 DNA segment TCTGGGGGCTGATCAGGGTGTCCCCGGCCATCGCCGCCCGGACCCCTTCGATCAGCAGCGCGGGGCCGGAGCGCTTGAGCAGGAAACCGCAGGCGCCGGCCCGCAGCGCCGTGTGCACGTACTCGTCCAGGTCGAAGGTGGTCACCACCACGACCCGGGTCAGCGGGGACAGCAGCCGGGTCACCTCCAGCCCGTCCAGGCGGGGCATGCGGATGTCGGTGAGCACGAGGTCCGGGCGCAGCTCGCGGGCCAGCGACACCGCGCTCTCGCCGTCGGCGGCCTCGCCCACCACCGTCATGTCCGGCTGAGAGTCGAGGATCATCCGGAACCCGCTGCGGACGTCCTCCTGATCGTCGGCTATCAGGATGCTCGTGGTCACCGGACCATGATCACCCCTGGGTGGTCCCGTCCGCAGGGAAGACCGCAGGGGAGACCGCAGGGAAGACCGCCGAAACCCGCCAGCCGGCAGCCTCGGCCGGGCCCGCCCCCAGCGTGCCCCCGGCGGCCTCCACCCGCTCCCGCAGCCCCGCCAGCCCCGTGCCGCCGCCCGTGCGCCGCCGCCGGGCCGCGTGGAGCCACGGGCCGCGCGGGGGCGCCGAGTTGGTCACGGCGAGCTCGATTCCGGCGGGGATCCGGCGCAGGGTCACCCGTACGGTGTGCGCACCGGGCGCGTGGCGCCGTACGTTCGTCAGTGCCTCCACCGCCACCCGGTACGCGGCGGTGTCCGCCTCCCGGGACAGGCCGGCCGACGCCGCGTCCTCGGCCTCCAGGACCCCGCCCTCGAACCGGCCCACGAGGTCCGCCAGTTCGGTGAGTCCGGGGGCGGGGGTTGCGGGAGAGCCGCCGGCTTCCCGGAGGGCGTGCACCGTGCGGTCCATCGAGGCCAGTGCGCTCAGCCCCGCCGCCTCGATGCGCTCCAGGGCGCGTACGGCCTGACCCGGATCGGTGCCGGCGACGAACCGGGCCGCCTGCGCCTGCACCACGATGGCGCTGACGTCGTGCGCGACGAAGTCGTGGAGGTCCCGGGCCAGTTCCAGCTGCTGGTCGCGCCGCGCGTCCCGTACGGCCCGCCGGGTCCGGGACGCCTGGCGGCGCAAGTGGGCCCCGACGGCGACCGCCCCCAGGGCGGGCAGGGTCCAGAAGGCGGCCGCCCCGCAGGCCTCCAGCCACGAACCCCCCTCGTCCCACACCAGCGGGGCCGGCCACAGCGC contains these protein-coding regions:
- a CDS encoding response regulator translates to MILDSQPDMTVVGEAADGESAVSLARELRPDLVLTDIRMPRLDGLEVTRLLSPLTRVVVVTTFDLDEYVHTALRAGACGFLLKRSGPALLIEGVRAAMAGDTLISPQITVRLLSRLSGPGAEAPAKASAKAPTTASRVLTGREVEIVRLVARGHTNAEIGAELFISAGTAKTHIANVQAKLGARNRVGIAAWAWEHGVVGPE
- a CDS encoding sensor histidine kinase, which translates into the protein MTNPQDPGVEGPLWSRPAYAPVLAAAAAASLAGSFARAPAVWSMAGLALLLPLLGLVTRWSPARSGYFAGSLGVAAVALWPAPLVWDEGGSWLEACGAAAFWTLPALGAVAVGAHLRRQASRTRRAVRDARRDQQLELARDLHDFVAHDVSAIVVQAQAARFVAGTDPGQAVRALERIEAAGLSALASMDRTVHALREAGGSPATPAPGLTELADLVGRFEGGVLEAEDAASAGLSREADTAAYRVAVEALTNVRRHAPGAHTVRVTLRRIPAGIELAVTNSAPPRGPWLHAARRRRTGGGTGLAGLRERVEAAGGTLGAGPAEAAGWRVSAVFPAVSPAVFPADGTTQG